One segment of Erigeron canadensis isolate Cc75 chromosome 2, C_canadensis_v1, whole genome shotgun sequence DNA contains the following:
- the LOC122587150 gene encoding fasciclin-like arabinogalactan protein 16, with product MMASRMYIVLFFVLCQLVTAALSGKPSNATTQINSNSVLVALLDSRYTELAELVEKALLLQTLEEAVSNHNITIFAPRNEALERELDPEFKRFLLEPRNLRSLQTLLLHHIVPSRLSQSEWPSELTRHTTLSTEPLHLSNLDSMKLAGNAEVVRVDDVFRPDGIIHGISRLLIPKSVQQDFNNRRNLRAISAVKPEGAPEVDPRTNRLKKPAPAVPAGSPPVLPIYYAMAPGPSLAPAPAPGPGGPRGHFDGESQVKDFIHTLLQYGGYNELADILVNLTSLATEMGKLVSEGYVLTVLAPNDEAMAKLTADQLAEPGAPERIMYYHIVPEYQTEESMYNSVRRFGKIRYDTLHIPHKVLAQEADGSVKFGDDDEESAYLFDPDIYTDGRISVQGIDGVLFPKSDKKDSNKTESTKTVDRLQTAPTSRRGKLLEVACQVLETFGQDSRFTTCH from the exons ATGATGGCATCCCGAATGTATATTGTTTTATTCTTTGTTTTATGTCAGCTCGTTACAGCTGCATTGTCCGGGAAACCATCCAACGCCACCACACAAATTAACTCCAATTCGGTTTTGGTGGCGTTGCTGGATTCCCGGTACACTGAGCTGGCCGAGCTGGTTGAAAAAGCATTGTTATTACAAACGCTTGAAGAAGCGGTctcaaatcataatattactATTTTTGCTCCTAGAAATGAAGCGTTGGAGCGAGAACTTGACCCGGAATTCAAGAGGTTTTTACTTGAACCCCGGAATCTTCGCTCGCTCCAAACGCTTCTTTTACATCATATTGTCCCGAGTCGACTGAGTCAGTCTGAATGGCCGAGTGAGTTGACTCGACATACCACACTCTCAACAGAGCCATTACACTTGTCAAACTTGGACTCAATGAAGCTTGCTGGCAATGCCGAGGTTGTTCGTGTGGACGACGTCTTTCGTCCCGACGGAATCATCCACGGGATCAGTCGGTTGTTGATCCCGAAATCGGTACAACAGGATTTCAACAACCGAAGAAATTTGCGTGCCATTTCTGCTGTTAAACCGGAAGGTGCACCAGAGGTGGATCCAAGAACGAACCGGCTTAAAAAACCAGCTCCCGCAGTTCCCGCTGGATCCCCTCCGGTCCTTCCGATTTACTACGCTATGGCGCCAGGGCCATCTCTGGCCCCAGCACCAGCCCCCGGACCTGGCGGACCTCGTGGCCACTTTGACGGTGAGAGCCAGGTCAAGGATTTCATTCATACACTACTTCAATACGGCGG ATACAACGAGTTGGCGGATATATTGGTGAATTTAACAAGTTTAGCAACCGAAATGGGGAAACTAGTATCAGAAGGATATGTATTAACCGTACTAGCACCTAACGACGAAGCAATGGCGAAATTGACTGCTGATCAACTAGCAGAGCCAGGTGCTCCTGAGAGGATTATGTATTACCACATTGTACCCGAATACCAAACAGAAGAAAGTATGTACAATTCTGTAAGAAGGTTTGGGAAAATTCGATATGATACTCTTCATATACCTCATAAGGTTTTGGCTCAAGAAGCCGATGGGTCAGTTAAATttggagatgatgatgaagagtcGGCGTATTTGTTTGATCCTGATATTTATACTGATGGTAGAATATCGGTTCAAGGGATTGATGGAGTTTTATTTCCGAAATCAGATAAGAAGGATTCTAATAAGACGGAAAGTACTAAGACAGTTGATCGTCTTCAAACTGCACCCACATCTCGTAGAG GAAAATTGCTTGAGGTAGCATGCCAAGTGCTTGAAACATTTGGGCAAGATTCCCGGTTCACCACATGCCACTAG